A window of the Sardina pilchardus chromosome 21, fSarPil1.1, whole genome shotgun sequence genome harbors these coding sequences:
- the ptcd3 gene encoding small ribosomal subunit protein mS39 yields the protein MASPGIHAGRHILNNSFLLKRFLNNLEQTCLRRNIAWTASALQKIAVAAEGSSDEIVIPKKKTWSKEAVLQALAATVKRDPTAANYMFQDDPYLIPRTSGEFKLYSLSQESGKTAARYFINSNPKFFQKDFAEPHIPCLMPETFQPQIEEVSEAALVERIQLRKVKAAVDMYDQLVQSGTTLSLDLTNDLLDLICLYGDQDPKTNDLDPEQKTEEVEEVQDDSRKRKGKLRRASDIIQVYWRENNNAERIFNLMPERDSRSYGALIQGMVKHGASSKAFNIYTDLQNNRLTADVNTFNALISAAPELREKYAEKWELILELLKQMAEQKVRPNLLTFNAALKALRRCGGIAKSQSLLILGEMKALGITPSLASYDHILSIFSKGVASQGHTEILQDVLNDISGKSFEPQDPDDVFFFMSVMRICLDHKDLEQAYKLHSLLQVGENWRLIGNSFHQSVYYGRFFNLLCMMEHIDTVLKWYKELVPSLYYPNSQGLQDLLQALDTDGRLDLIPQIWKDIKQLGHDNRVELVEEMLSLMAREKQSPEVQKSFAQCALDVKSRYLPNAFGKLGLEWTANSLGSITSILLAAQERQQAWEMLKVFKTSNRVPTNALMEDFLSSLTEAQDADRAVELVQVAASYCLPITPTLIEKVEQEFELTEDHKETLSSLEFSSDNEKKKTRKPRKQSPVSE from the exons ATGGCGTCCCCCGGTATACACGCAGGGCGTCATATTTTGAATAACAGTTTTCTGTTAAAAAGATTTCTGAATAATTTGGAGCAAACATGTCTTCGAAG AAATATTGCATGGACGGCATCTGCACTCCAGAAAATTGCAGTTGCAGCAGAGG GATCTTCAGACGAAATTGTCATTCctaaaaagaaaacatg GAGTAAAGAAGCTGTGTTGCAGGCACTTGCAGCTACAGTAAAAAGG GACCCTACAGCAGCGAATTACATGTTCCAGGATGACCCATACCTCATCCCAAGAACTTCTGGAGAATTT AAACTATACTCTCTCTCGCAAGAGTCTGGCAAAACTGCAGCCAGATACTTTATCAACTCAAACCCCAAGTTTTTCCAGAAGGATTTTGCAGAACCGCATATCCCA TGTCTGATGCCAGAGACCTTCCAGCCCCAGATTGAGGAAGTGTCTGAGGCGGCACTGGTTGAGCGCATCCAACTGAGGAAGGTCAAGGCTGCTGTGGACATGTATGATCAGCTGGTGCAGTCTG GCACTACATTGTCACTGGATCTCACCAATGACCTGTTGGACCTGATCTGTCTCTATGGTGACCAGGACCCAAAGACGAATGACCTTGATCCTGAACAAAAAACAGAGGAAGTG gAGGAGGTCCAAGATGACAGCAGGAAGAGGAAAGGGAAATTACGCAGAGCATCAGACATCATACAGGTCTACTGGAG AGAGAATAACAACGCTGAAAGGATATTTAACCTCATGCCGGAGCGGGACAGTCGATCATATGGGGCACTGATTCAAGGAATGGTGAAG CATGGGGCCTCCAGCAAGGCATTCAATATCTACACAGACTTGCAGAATAATCGGCTAACAG CTGATGTGAACACCTTCAACGCCCTGATCTCAGCAGCCCCGGAGCTCAGGGAGAAGTACGCTGAGAAATGGGAGCTGATTTTG gagctgctGAAGCAGATGGCGGAACAGAAGGTGCGGCCGAACCTGCTGACGTTCAACGCTGCGCTGAAGGCCCTGAGACGCTGCGGCGGCATCGCCAAATCACAGTCCCTCCTCATCCTCGGAGAGATGAAGGCCCTCGGCATCA CACCAAGTTTGGCTTCATATGACCACATCCTGAGCATTTTTTctaaag GAGTGGCTTCTCAAGGTCATACGGAGATCCTACAGGACGTGCTGAATGACATTTCTGGAAAAAGTTTTGAGCCCCAGGACCCAGATGACG TGTTTTTCTTCATGAGCGTCATGAGAATT TGCCTTGACCATAAGGACTTGGAGCAGGCCTACAAGCTTCACAGCCTACTGCAGGTGGGAGAAAACTGGAGACTGATAGGAAATTCCTTCCATCAGAGCGTCTACTA tGGCAGATTTTTCAACCTGCTGTGTATGATGGAGCACATAGATACGGTCCTGAAGTGGTACAAGGAGCTAGTACCGTCT TTGTATTATCCAAACTCTCAAGGACTGCAAGACCTCCTTCAAGCACTTGACACAGACGGCAGGCTCGATCTCATCCCACAGATATGGAAAG ATATCAAACAGCTGGGTCATGATAACAGGGTGGAACTGGTGGAGGAGATGCTGTCTCTGATGGCCAGGGAGAAGCAGAGTCCTGAG GTCCAGAAGTCCTTTGCCCAGTGTGCCCTGGATGTGAAGAGCCGCTACCTTCCCAACGCCTTTGGCAAATTAGGTCTGGAGTGGACAGCCAATTCTCTGGGCAGCATCACATCTATACTGTTAGCAGCCCAGGAAAGGCAACAAGCATG GGAGATGCTGAAAGTCTTCAAGACCAGCAACAGAGTTCCAAC CAATGCCCTGATGGAGGACTTCCTGTCGAGTTTAACGGAGGCTCAGGACGCCGACCGCGCTGTGGAGCTGGTGCAGGTGGCGGCCAGCTACTGCCTCCCCATCACCCCAACGCTCATAGAGAAGGTGGAGCAGGAGTTTGAGCTGACCGAGGATCACAA ggAAACTCTGTCATCGCTGGAGTTTTCCTCGGACAACGAAAAGAAGAAGACGAGGAAGCCGAGGAAGCAGTCCCCCGTTTCCGAGTGA